Genomic window (Leptospira kanakyensis):
ATCCCTTTTACGATAAGTTTGGTCAAAATGGAAACCTGAATTGCAAAGAGAAACAGCAGTGTATGTCGAACTGCACAAGTGCTGTGTTTGTATTTTCCGAAAAGTACCGCAACGCAGGATCGGCGAGGCAAGGTTGTATTGCTGAGTGTAACCAAATCCTTTGTTTACAAGAAGACAAAAAATGAATCCCCCGCGCCAGCGATTGCAGCGGAAATCCTTTCCGTAGGAAAGATTGGAGCGGAAAGCGCGGTCGTTTCAGTTTAGAATTCTAATCCACCTAACCAATTCGAGGCGCCCCATTCTCCTATCTTATCAAAGCGTATCTTAATCTTCTTTTATCTCCAAACATTGCCGCATCCAGTCCCAGGTTTCCTTTGGTCTTTCGAAAGGAAAAAAATGTGTGAAGCCGGGGAAGATGGTGACATCGGACTTAGGATGTTTTTTTGCAAGGAGGTGGGCATACTTCGGGCTACAGACTTCGAATTTTTCTGGAATGGCGATATGGTTTTCGGTTTTGATTCCGTAGAAATTTTTAAAGACATGGAAGTGGGCGTGACCAAAGATTCGGGCTTCGACTTTTGGATCACAACAAAGTTTGACTTCTGTGTCATGGCCAGTGTTTACAAAACAAGAGTTTAGATAATCTTCGAAGATGGAAGGTTCGAAGTTGGCAAAGGCGGGAAATTTTCGGAACGACCGCCTAACAAGCTCAATCGATTTGAAATGAGTCCTTCTTTTTTTGGCACCTTTTGCCAAAGGGTTTTCTAAAAATTTAGAAAG
Coding sequences:
- a CDS encoding alpha/beta fold hydrolase, with the translated sequence MHGIETKSDLNREGSNRKMKQKSFRFRNWECAYLDSETPGPILVFCHANGYSAGCYNYYFQLLSKHYRVIAPDFLGHGRSEFSLKFNNWNVFRDQILALLDHESITKTNIIGHSLGGASSLLAAAKEPSRFEKVLAMDPVILGWKLILLSKFLENPLAKGAKKRRTHFKSIELVRRSFRKFPAFANFEPSIFEDYLNSCFVNTGHDTEVKLCCDPKVEARIFGHAHFHVFKNFYGIKTENHIAIPEKFEVCSPKYAHLLAKKHPKSDVTIFPGFTHFFPFERPKETWDWMRQCLEIKED